The Mercurialis annua linkage group LG8, ddMerAnnu1.2, whole genome shotgun sequence genome window below encodes:
- the LOC126660188 gene encoding RNA-directed DNA methylation 4-like isoform X4, translating to MAFISEETSKPVVVRVKRKSSHSKLDAFWLEINERPLKRRVPDFDKLSLDDNYSCHEQVIESKAKRVLVHHIETVGSSQTTLDVVQSFMSHINQKFKNRNRLSKGTRYWHKMLVLNKYGGDVEEANQHWMINCMACAIFMMWFVFMMRKDLMLCKRRKLCRWRIREFLIDICLYLETVYQVPLQRLNLIFTLICLSKAMSLCLDQLQILKQTCTDDYVYDYYTVKDGMDIGKEDAAISSFPVLQVEEEDDGDFYNGPDHDSEYDSEDSNVEAHPQNDYPDETSEESASSTEEEEEEEDSASIGSKEEQESNNSCDVSSVQSPDDAFRDNDDDSFDFMDINEDLREMDINKDS from the exons ATGGCGTTTATCAGTGAAGAAACCTCAAAGCCAGTGGTTGTAAGAGTTAAACGCAAATCATCACATTCAAAACTCGACGCTTtct GGCTTGAAATTAATGAGCGGCCGTTGAAGAGACGAGTTCCTGATTTTGACAAGTTGTCACTTGATGATAATTATTCATGTCATGAACAAG TGATAGAATCAAAGGCTAAGAGGGTACTGGTACATCATATTGAGACAGTTGGTAGCTCACAGACAACCCTCGATGTTGTGCAATCCTTTATG TCACATATAAACCAGAAATTCAAGAACAGAAACAGATTATCAAAAGGGACACG GTATTGGCACAAAATGCTCGTTTTGAACAAATATGGAGGAGACGTAGAGGAAGCAAACCAACATTGGATGATAAACTGCATGGCATGTGCCATTTTTATGATGTGGTTCGTGTTCATGATGAGGAAGGATCTGATGCTGTGCAAGAGGAGGA AACTATGTCGTTGGAGGATCAGAGAATTCTTGATAGACATTTGCCTATACCTAGAGACTGTATACCAAGTGCCATTGCAGAGATTGAATCTGATATTTACGCTTATATGTCTGAGCAAGGCTATGAGTTTGTGCCTAGATCAGTTGCAGATATTGAAACAGACATGCACCG ATGATTATGTCTATGACTACTACACTGTGAAGGACGGCATGGATATTGGTAAGGAAGATGCTGCAATAAGCTCATTCCCAGT GTTACAAGTGGAGGAGGAGGATGACGGCGACTTCTACAATGGTCCAGATCATGACTCGGAATATGATAGTGAAGATTCCAACG TTGAAGCTCATCCACAAAATGATTATCCTGACGAAACTTCTGAGGAGAGTGCTTCATCtactgaagaagaagaagaagaagaagattctGCCAGCATTGGATCTAAAGAAGAACAAGAGAGCAATAACTCGTGCGATGTATCATCAGTCCAATCACCTGATGATGCATTCCGTGATAATGACGAtgatagttttgattttatggaTATCAACGAAGATTTGCGTGAGATGGATATAAACAAAGATTCATAA
- the LOC126660188 gene encoding RNA-directed DNA methylation 4-like isoform X2, producing the protein MAFISEETSKPVVVRVKRKSSHSKLDAFWLEINERPLKRRVPDFDKLSLDDNYSCHEQESKAKRVLVHHIETVGSSQTTLDVVQSFMYNSAGAVTYKPEIQEQKQIIKRDTKHEELLSKGISDQQVLAQNARFEQIWRRRRGSKPTLDDKLHGMCHFYDVVRVHDEEGSDAVQEEETMSLEDQRILDRHLPIPRDCIPSAIAEIESDIYAYMSEQGYEFVPRSVADIETDMHRYLCKQDDYVYDYYTVKDGMDIGKEDAAISSFPVLQVEEEDDGDFYNGPDHDSEYDSEDSNVEAHPQNDYPDETSEESASSTEEEEEEEDSASIGSKEEQESNNSCDVSSVQSPDDAFRDNDDDSFDFMDINEDLREMDINKDS; encoded by the exons ATGGCGTTTATCAGTGAAGAAACCTCAAAGCCAGTGGTTGTAAGAGTTAAACGCAAATCATCACATTCAAAACTCGACGCTTtct GGCTTGAAATTAATGAGCGGCCGTTGAAGAGACGAGTTCCTGATTTTGACAAGTTGTCACTTGATGATAATTATTCATGTCATGAACAAG AATCAAAGGCTAAGAGGGTACTGGTACATCATATTGAGACAGTTGGTAGCTCACAGACAACCCTCGATGTTGTGCAATCCTTTATG TATAATTCTGCTGGCGCAGTCACATATAAACCAGAAATTCAAGAACAGAAACAGATTATCAAAAGGGACACG AAACATGAGGAACTTTTATCAAAGGGCATAAGTGATCAACAG GTATTGGCACAAAATGCTCGTTTTGAACAAATATGGAGGAGACGTAGAGGAAGCAAACCAACATTGGATGATAAACTGCATGGCATGTGCCATTTTTATGATGTGGTTCGTGTTCATGATGAGGAAGGATCTGATGCTGTGCAAGAGGAGGA AACTATGTCGTTGGAGGATCAGAGAATTCTTGATAGACATTTGCCTATACCTAGAGACTGTATACCAAGTGCCATTGCAGAGATTGAATCTGATATTTACGCTTATATGTCTGAGCAAGGCTATGAGTTTGTGCCTAGATCAGTTGCAGATATTGAAACAGACATGCACCGGTACTTATGCAAACAAG ATGATTATGTCTATGACTACTACACTGTGAAGGACGGCATGGATATTGGTAAGGAAGATGCTGCAATAAGCTCATTCCCAGT GTTACAAGTGGAGGAGGAGGATGACGGCGACTTCTACAATGGTCCAGATCATGACTCGGAATATGATAGTGAAGATTCCAACG TTGAAGCTCATCCACAAAATGATTATCCTGACGAAACTTCTGAGGAGAGTGCTTCATCtactgaagaagaagaagaagaagaagattctGCCAGCATTGGATCTAAAGAAGAACAAGAGAGCAATAACTCGTGCGATGTATCATCAGTCCAATCACCTGATGATGCATTCCGTGATAATGACGAtgatagttttgattttatggaTATCAACGAAGATTTGCGTGAGATGGATATAAACAAAGATTCATAA
- the LOC126660187 gene encoding cytosolic endo-beta-N-acetylglucosaminidase 1-like: MSHTNEKSSSVDFAPFDPLQPSKPISYPIKTLEELHSRAYFESFHCPFNKASVLLPFSAVELPHRPRLLVCHDLQGGYGDDQWVQGGSNGDAYAIWHWHLIDVFVYFSHSLVTLPPPCWINTAHKHGVKVLGTFITEWDEGRLISNKLLETEESARMYAERLSELAVALGFDGWLINMEIKLDEEQIPNLTELVSHLTKTMHSSLPGSLVIWYDAITIHGKLDWQDQLNEKNKPFFDVCDGIFVNYTWKKNYPAISAAVAGNRKFDVYMGVDVFGRNTYGGGQWNTNVALDVCKEDDVSAAIFAPGWVYETKQPPDFQTAQNKWWSLVEKSWGRVKLYPDTLPFYSNFDQGHGSHVSVEGRQVSNTPWNNISSQGFQPFLEFKSNPSPDTIQVHVDFKEASYGGGANITFKGTLKAHNDFTTRLFQGKLLLGESPLYLTYSVKLEGDSQLGLALYFSSNLNETTSVLIAPIRANQISNNFNKVIMPRRVNGPEAVSGWVILESSIEMNGYTLTEIHALCYKPNPEHGKLRSESWTDLHRAYGSSPSEYLALLGDIKIRNSEASLVFPPSSSWLVEGQYIKWSSDSQGSKTLSVKINWKLKDASKIQFSKYNIYVEKLAKNGGGNSDGRVEGIQEYIGVAYVDAYYVSDISVPSSTCSVKFIIQMCGVDGACQKLDDSPFLQINVEDSDENEIAIPIDTFSLKTYRTDINPARSRSIKHKNCKHLIVELVQRVGKMERQMILKQRGLSLLLVMSLVLLGMIYYGF, from the exons ATGTCTCATACAAATGAAAAATCCTCAAGCGTTGACTTTGCCCCATTTGATCCATTACAGCCATCAAAACCAATCTCATACCCAATCAAAACTCTTGAAGAGCTTCACTCTAGAGCTTACTTTGAATCTTTTCACTGCCCATTTAATAAAGCTTCTGTTTTGCTTCCATTTTCAGCTGTTGAGTTGCCTCACAGGCCTAGACTGCTTGTTTGCCATGATTTGCAGGGTGGCTATGGTGATGATCAATGGGTTCAAGGAGGGTCCAATGGTGATGCTTATGCTATTTGGCATTGGCATTTGAttgatgtttttgtttatttctcTCATTCTTTGGTTACTTTGCCTCCTCCTTGCTGGATTAATACTGCTCATAAACATGGTGTTAAG GTGTTGGGGACTTTCATCACAGAATGGGATGAAGGGAGACTTATTAGCAATAAATTGCTTGAAACAGAGGAGTCGGCTCGAATGTATGCGGAGCGGTTGTCCGAGCTCGCTGTTGCTTTGGGGTTTGATGGATGGCTG ATCAATATGGAGATTAAATTGGATGAGGAGCAAATTCCTAATTTGACGGAATTGGTCAGTCATCTAACCAAGACTATGCATTCCTCACTCCCTGGATCTTTAGTAATCTG GTATGATGCTATTACGATCCATGGAAAACTCGATTGGCAGGACCaactaaatgaaaaaaataaaccgTTCTTTGATGTTTGTGATGGCATATTTGTAAACTATACATGGAAG AAAAACTATCCGGCTATATCAGCTGCTGTTGCTGGTAATAGAAAGTTTGATGTCTACATGGGAGTAGATGTATTTGGAAGGAATACTTATGGCGGTGGACAATGGAAT ACAAATGTTGCACTTGATGTGTGCAAGGAGGATGATGTTTCTGCTGCAATATTTGCACCTGGATGGGTCTATGAGACTAAGCAGCCTCCTGATTTTCAAACTGCTCAAAATAA GTGGTGGAGCCTTGTAGAGAAATCATGGGGAAGAGTAAAATTATATCCCGATACACTACCATTCTACTCAAATTTTGACCAA GGCCACGGTTCTCATGTTTCTGTTGAAGGAAGGCAAGTCTCAAATACTCCTTGGAATAACATTTCTTCCCAAGGTTTTCAG CCCTTTCTTGAATTTAAAAGCAACCCATCTCCGGACACCATTCAAGTTCATGTAGA ttttaaggAAGCATCTTATGGTGGAGGAGCAAATATTACATTTAAAGGAACTCTGAAAGCTCACAATGATTTCACGACAAGGCTCTTTCAAGGAAAGTTGCTTCTTGGCGAATCACCTCTCTACCTGACATATTCT GTGAAATTAGAAGGGGATTCTCAGCTTGGTCTAGCTCTTTACTTCTCTTCCAATCTAAATGAAACAACATCTGTACTTATTGCGCCCATCAGGGCAAACCAAATTTCAAACAACTTTAATAAAGTGATCATGCCACGTAGAGTTAACGGGCCAGAAGCGGTTTCAGGATGGGTAATTCTAGAGAGTAGCATTGAAATGAATGGATACACATTGACAGAAATCCATGCTCTATGCTACAAGCCAAATCCTGAACATGGAAAACTCAGATCAGAATCATGGACAGACCTGCATAGAGCGTATG GTTCAAGTCCATCAGAATATTTAGCACTTCTTGGGGATATCAAAATCAGGAATTCCGAAGCGAGCTTGGTGTTTCCTCCTTCAAGCTCATGGCTGGTTGAGGGTCAGTATATCAAGTGGAGTTCAGATTCTCAGGGTTCTAAGACACTGAGTGTTAAAATAAATTGGAAGTTGAAAGACGCAAGTAAAATTCAATTTTCCAAGTATAATATTTACGTCGAAAAGCTAGCAAAAAATGGCGGTGGCAATTCTGATGGAAGAGTAGAAGGCATTCAGGAGTACATTGGAGTAGCATATGTTGATGCGTATTATGTTTCTGACATTTCCGTTCCATCGAGTACTTGTAGTGTCAAATTCATTATTCAGATGTGTGGTGTAGATGGTGCTTGTCAGAAACTTGACGACTCTCCATTCCTGCAAATTAATGTTGAAG ATTCTGATGAAAATGAAATAGCTATTCCCATCGACACATTTTCGTTGAAGACATATCGGACCGACATAAATCCAGCGAGATCAAGATCAATAAAGCACAAGAATTGTAAG CACTTGATTGTTGAGTTGGTGCAAAGAGTTGGGAAAATGGAGAGGCAGATGATCTTAAAACAAAGAGGTTTAAGTTTGTTGTTAGTGATGTCTTTGGTTCTGCTTGGCATGATCTATTATGGGTTCTAA
- the LOC126660188 gene encoding RNA-directed DNA methylation 4-like isoform X1 codes for MAFISEETSKPVVVRVKRKSSHSKLDAFWLEINERPLKRRVPDFDKLSLDDNYSCHEQVIESKAKRVLVHHIETVGSSQTTLDVVQSFMYNSAGAVTYKPEIQEQKQIIKRDTKHEELLSKGISDQQVLAQNARFEQIWRRRRGSKPTLDDKLHGMCHFYDVVRVHDEEGSDAVQEEETMSLEDQRILDRHLPIPRDCIPSAIAEIESDIYAYMSEQGYEFVPRSVADIETDMHRYLCKQDDYVYDYYTVKDGMDIGKEDAAISSFPVLQVEEEDDGDFYNGPDHDSEYDSEDSNVEAHPQNDYPDETSEESASSTEEEEEEEDSASIGSKEEQESNNSCDVSSVQSPDDAFRDNDDDSFDFMDINEDLREMDINKDS; via the exons ATGGCGTTTATCAGTGAAGAAACCTCAAAGCCAGTGGTTGTAAGAGTTAAACGCAAATCATCACATTCAAAACTCGACGCTTtct GGCTTGAAATTAATGAGCGGCCGTTGAAGAGACGAGTTCCTGATTTTGACAAGTTGTCACTTGATGATAATTATTCATGTCATGAACAAG TGATAGAATCAAAGGCTAAGAGGGTACTGGTACATCATATTGAGACAGTTGGTAGCTCACAGACAACCCTCGATGTTGTGCAATCCTTTATG TATAATTCTGCTGGCGCAGTCACATATAAACCAGAAATTCAAGAACAGAAACAGATTATCAAAAGGGACACG AAACATGAGGAACTTTTATCAAAGGGCATAAGTGATCAACAG GTATTGGCACAAAATGCTCGTTTTGAACAAATATGGAGGAGACGTAGAGGAAGCAAACCAACATTGGATGATAAACTGCATGGCATGTGCCATTTTTATGATGTGGTTCGTGTTCATGATGAGGAAGGATCTGATGCTGTGCAAGAGGAGGA AACTATGTCGTTGGAGGATCAGAGAATTCTTGATAGACATTTGCCTATACCTAGAGACTGTATACCAAGTGCCATTGCAGAGATTGAATCTGATATTTACGCTTATATGTCTGAGCAAGGCTATGAGTTTGTGCCTAGATCAGTTGCAGATATTGAAACAGACATGCACCGGTACTTATGCAAACAAG ATGATTATGTCTATGACTACTACACTGTGAAGGACGGCATGGATATTGGTAAGGAAGATGCTGCAATAAGCTCATTCCCAGT GTTACAAGTGGAGGAGGAGGATGACGGCGACTTCTACAATGGTCCAGATCATGACTCGGAATATGATAGTGAAGATTCCAACG TTGAAGCTCATCCACAAAATGATTATCCTGACGAAACTTCTGAGGAGAGTGCTTCATCtactgaagaagaagaagaagaagaagattctGCCAGCATTGGATCTAAAGAAGAACAAGAGAGCAATAACTCGTGCGATGTATCATCAGTCCAATCACCTGATGATGCATTCCGTGATAATGACGAtgatagttttgattttatggaTATCAACGAAGATTTGCGTGAGATGGATATAAACAAAGATTCATAA
- the LOC126660188 gene encoding RNA-directed DNA methylation 4-like isoform X3 — protein MAFISEETSKPVVVRVKRKSSHSKLDAFWLEINERPLKRRVPDFDKLSLDDNYSCHEQVIESKAKRVLVHHIETVGSSQTTLDVVQSFMYNSAGAVTYKPEIQEQKQIIKRDTVLAQNARFEQIWRRRRGSKPTLDDKLHGMCHFYDVVRVHDEEGSDAVQEEETMSLEDQRILDRHLPIPRDCIPSAIAEIESDIYAYMSEQGYEFVPRSVADIETDMHRYLCKQDDYVYDYYTVKDGMDIGKEDAAISSFPVLQVEEEDDGDFYNGPDHDSEYDSEDSNVEAHPQNDYPDETSEESASSTEEEEEEEDSASIGSKEEQESNNSCDVSSVQSPDDAFRDNDDDSFDFMDINEDLREMDINKDS, from the exons ATGGCGTTTATCAGTGAAGAAACCTCAAAGCCAGTGGTTGTAAGAGTTAAACGCAAATCATCACATTCAAAACTCGACGCTTtct GGCTTGAAATTAATGAGCGGCCGTTGAAGAGACGAGTTCCTGATTTTGACAAGTTGTCACTTGATGATAATTATTCATGTCATGAACAAG TGATAGAATCAAAGGCTAAGAGGGTACTGGTACATCATATTGAGACAGTTGGTAGCTCACAGACAACCCTCGATGTTGTGCAATCCTTTATG TATAATTCTGCTGGCGCAGTCACATATAAACCAGAAATTCAAGAACAGAAACAGATTATCAAAAGGGACACG GTATTGGCACAAAATGCTCGTTTTGAACAAATATGGAGGAGACGTAGAGGAAGCAAACCAACATTGGATGATAAACTGCATGGCATGTGCCATTTTTATGATGTGGTTCGTGTTCATGATGAGGAAGGATCTGATGCTGTGCAAGAGGAGGA AACTATGTCGTTGGAGGATCAGAGAATTCTTGATAGACATTTGCCTATACCTAGAGACTGTATACCAAGTGCCATTGCAGAGATTGAATCTGATATTTACGCTTATATGTCTGAGCAAGGCTATGAGTTTGTGCCTAGATCAGTTGCAGATATTGAAACAGACATGCACCGGTACTTATGCAAACAAG ATGATTATGTCTATGACTACTACACTGTGAAGGACGGCATGGATATTGGTAAGGAAGATGCTGCAATAAGCTCATTCCCAGT GTTACAAGTGGAGGAGGAGGATGACGGCGACTTCTACAATGGTCCAGATCATGACTCGGAATATGATAGTGAAGATTCCAACG TTGAAGCTCATCCACAAAATGATTATCCTGACGAAACTTCTGAGGAGAGTGCTTCATCtactgaagaagaagaagaagaagaagattctGCCAGCATTGGATCTAAAGAAGAACAAGAGAGCAATAACTCGTGCGATGTATCATCAGTCCAATCACCTGATGATGCATTCCGTGATAATGACGAtgatagttttgattttatggaTATCAACGAAGATTTGCGTGAGATGGATATAAACAAAGATTCATAA